CGCTCGACTCTTCACCAGGATCTCGCCGCGAGAGTCTACCAAGCCGGCGGCTACCTTCGTCCCGCCGATGTCCACCCCAAGGATTAGGGGGGTCCCCTCGGGCATTTCTGCTCCTTGCAATAAGCCTGCGGGCTTATGATACCTCACCGATCGCTTGCTTTGTGTTCCTCTACGAGTCACTGTCTGGGTAAAATTCAAGTATACTCTGAGCGGCATCAAGCCAATTCACGATTTCGTTGCAGGCTGAGAACTAATCATGATGAATGAGACTACCGGGGGATTCCTCTTGTTGCTGTTGGCCGGGGTAATGAATGGCAGCTTCACCCTGCCGATGAAGTTTACGCGGCAGTGGGCCTGGGAGAACACCTGGCTGATCTGGACCGTGTTTGCACTCGTGGTTTTCCCACCTCTCATGACTTTCTCGACTCTGCCCGCGGTGCGGCCGGTGTACGAAGAGGTAAACCCCACTGTTATTCTCACCGTGATTGGTTGTGGAGCCGGTTGGGGCATCTCACAAGTATTTTTTGGGTTGGCGGTAGACGCGGTGGGGATCGCGCTAGCCTTTTCGGTCATCCTCGGCCTCTCGGCAGCCGTCGGCAGCCTGGTTCCACTCATCCGGCTTCATCCAGAGAAGATTCTGACGGCCGAAGGTCTAGCGGTTTTCGTCGGGGTGGGATTGGTCATTTTAGGTGTTGGGATTTGCGCGGTGGCGGGCCGGAGACGCGAGGCAACCCTGGGGCAGATGGTAGCGCCGGGAAAAGCTTCTATGATGAGAGGCCTGCTCTACTGCGTGTTCAGCGGCGTGGGATCGGCTCTGGTGAACGTGGGGCTCGTCTTTGGAGCACCCCTGCTCGCAGCAGCGGAGCATGTAGGAGCTAAAAGCGTTTGGGCCCCCAACGCGGTTTGGCTGCCCCTGATGTGTGCAGGGGCTATTCCCAACCTACTTTATTGTATTCATCTGCTGCGCAAAAACAGAACTGCAAACCGGTTTGGATTGGCGAGCACGATGAGCTACTGGATCCTCGCGGGACTGATGGGAGTGTTCTGGTTTGGCAGCACACTGATGTACGGCGTCGCTGCGGGGAAGCTCGGAACGCTGGGCACGGTGCTGGGCTGGCCGCTGTTTATGTCCTTGATCGTCATCACCGCGAGTATTTGGGGCGTGCTGACAGGGGAGTGGAAAGGCACTGGGAAAGAACCCTTACGCATTATGTTGGGAGGCGTCGCTGTCCTGATCTTGGCAATCTTTGTTTTAGCCACGGCGACCCGATGGGCGTAGACGTTTCCCGAATCGCGGTCTGGCGAGAATATTTCGCCGAGTTTGTAGGTACCTACATTCTCATCCTGATTGGCGACGGCGCCGTGGCTGTCGCCGTCTTTACCGGAGCGTTGGACTTGACGGGCGTCGCGCTCCTGTGGGGCTTGGCCGTGGTCTTGGGTGTTTACGTCGCCGCTGCAAGTGCCGGGGCGCATCTCAATCCTGCAGTCACGTTGACCTTTGCTGTCTTCCGGCACTTTCCACGCGGAAAGATTGTTCCGTACGTGGGGGCCCAGGTGGCCGGTGCGTTTGTGGCTGCGCTCACCTTGTATTTCTGCTGGTACGGCTTCTGGGAGAGCACGGCCACGAAGCTCGGCGTCGTTGTCGGGGAACCGGGCAGCCAGAAATTGTTGATGGTGTTCGCCTGCTTCTACCCCAATCCCGGGCTGGTTGGCACTAGCCCGGAAGAATTCAGCACGGTTTCGACCGCTACCGCATTTCTGGTGGAAGCGGTGCTGACGATGTTCTTGCTGCTGGCAATTTTTGCCCTTACGGATGAACACAGTACCAGGGGCCCCCAATCCAATTTGGCGCCGTTATTCATCGGTCTTGCCGTCACGGCCATCGTAGGTATTGGCGCGCCGGTCACCATGGATGCGGTCAACCCGGCCCGCGACTTCGGCCCCCGCCTCCTCGGTTACCTCATCGGCTATGGCTCCATCGCCTTCCCGGGTCCACGGGGTCATGAATGGTGGCTGTACATCGTTGCGCCGATTGTCGGCGGGTTGGCGGGAGGTTTGATGTACAAGACCCTGAGCCCGGGCGACACCAAAAAATAGGAGGTCTATTTTGCCCTCTACATCTTCTAAAAGCTCGGTGAGTATCGCCCTAGTAATCTTATTCCTCGTGGTTCCCAGCCGCATGGGCGCAAACGAAAGCTCGAAGCCGTCTTGGGAGCGGAAGGTGGTCTTCGAGCGGTTACAAGCCATGACCGTGCTGCCGTTGCCCGAGTGGCGTTTCCACGCTGGCGATGTTCTTCATGGAGAGGCGACCAACGTGGACGACTCCGCCTGGCGGCTCTTCGAGCTAGGAGAAGAATGGAACACCGGGCCAGCCTGGTTCCGCCGCTGGGTCGAGATTCCGGCCTCGCTGGCGGGCTACGACATCCGCCGCGCGGGCCTGCGCTTCCGCGTGCGCATCAGCGGCGAAAATCCCGTCCATTTGACGGTCTATTTCAACGGAGTCCGCAGCGCGGAAGGAAATGACCTCGACCCCATTGTGTTGACCAAGAGCGTCGAGGCCGACAAGAAAATTTTGATCGCCGTCAAAACGCAAGTTCCAGGCGGGCGAACCGGGCTTTGGACAGCACAGCTTGAGCTGGAGGCCACTCCGGATCGGCCGGACCCGCGAATGCTGCTCGAGGAGTTCTTGTCGGCCGAACTGTTAATCAACTCTGCCGCGGAAGGAAAGGCCGAACGAGCACAGCACCTGGACGCCGCGCTCCAAACCATCGACTGGACGGCCTTGGAGCGTGGCGACCAGCAGGCTTTCGATGCCTCCTTGCAGCAGGCGCGGGAGAAGCTGCGACCACTCGCGGAGTGGCTGAAGGGGTTTTCCATCCGCGCTACCGGCAACTCCCACATTGACCTGGCCTGGCTCTGGCCTTGGACCGAAACGGTCGAGGTGGTGCGCAACACTTTTACAAGCGTGCTCGAATTGATGCGCGAGTATCCCGAGTTCACCTTCACCCATGCCTCCGCGCAGACCTACGAGTGGATGGAAGAAAAGTATCCGCTGCTATTCGACGAAATCCGCCAGCGCGTCCGCGAGGGCCGCTGGGAGCCCATCGGCGGGATGTGGGTGGAGCCTGACCTGAATATGCCGGACGGTGAGTCGCTGGTCCGCCAGTTGCTTGTGGGCAAAGGCTATTTCCAGGAGAAGTTTGGCGTTGACATCCGCACGGGCTGGAATCCCGACGCCTTCGGCTATAGCTGGCAATTGCCCCAGATCTACAAGAAATCGGGTATCGACTTTTTCGTGACGCAAAAAATCTACTGGAACGACACCTCGCGTTTCCCCTACAAGCTGTTCTGGTGGGAGGCACCTGATGGCAGCCGCGTGCTCAGCTACTTTCCCCACCATTACGGAAACCCCATTGACCCGGTGGCGATGGCGCGCGATCTGGCGGAGTATGCCCCGGCGATGGGATTCCCGGAGATGATGCACCTCTACGGCGTGGGCGACCACGGCGGCGGACCGACGCGGAGCATGCTGGAGACGGCACGCCGCTGGCAGGCAGCCGGAGCAATCTATCCCCGACTCTTTCTGGGCACCGCACAGGCTTTCTTCGATCGGCTGACTGAGAAGATTGGCAGCTTGAAGATTCCCGTTTGGAAGAGTGAACTCTACCTCGAATACCACCGCGGCGTGTATACGAGCCAAGCCGAAACCAAGAAAAACAACCGCCGCAACGAAGAGCTGCTCCTAAACGCTGAGAAATTCTCTTCCCTCTCCTTTTTATTTGGCCGGCCCTATCCCCAGGCAGAACTCAACTACGCCTGGAAAAAGGTCCTGTTCAACCAGTTTCACGACATTCTCCCAGGCTCGAGCGTGGCCGCAGTCTATGGTGACGCCGCGCGCGACCACGCCGAAGTGCGGCGCATCGGGAACGAGCTCCTTGCCCGTGGTCTAGAAGAAATCAGCGCGCGTGCCCACACCGAAGGGCCGGGCGTGCCGGTGCTGGTCTTCAACCCGCTGGCATGGTCGCGGACGGATGTAGTGGAAGTGGAAGCGCAATTTCCTCGGCCGGTTACTGAAGTTGAAGTGCGCGACCCGGCCGGGCAGCCGGTGCTGGCCGAAGTTATTGCACGCGCCTCGGAAACACATAAGCTGACCGTGCGCTTCCTAGCCGAGGCGGTTCCCGCGCTGGGCTACAAGGTCTTTCACTTCGTGCCGATGCGTCGGGCGCGTCGCCCCGCCTCCTCTCTCCGTGCGGACACCCATTTCATCGAGAACGAGTTCTACCGGGTACGGGTGGACGCCAAGACGGGCTGCATCACCAGCCTCTTCGACAAGACGCACAACCGCGAAGTGCTGGCTCCGTCAGCCTGCGGCAACCTGCTCCAGACCTTCTACGACAAGCCCCGCGAGTACGACGCTTGGAACATCGATGCCACCTTTGAAGACCAGAAGTGGGACTTGACCCAGGCTGACGAGGTCAAGCTGGTAGAAAGCGGCCCCGTCCGGGCTGTTCTGCGGGTCGTCAAGAGGTTTCAGAATTCCACTTTTGCGCAAAACATCACGCTCTATCCCAAAATCCCACGCGTGGATGTCGGCATGGAGGTCGACTGGCACGAGAAGCACGTTCTGTTGAAAGTAGCCTTTCCGGTCGCCGTGCAGAGTGAGTTCGCCACCTATGAGATTCCTTTCGGGACGATTGCGCGGCCGACAACGCGGCGCACGCCCGAAGAAAAAGCCAAATTCGAGGTGCCGGCCCTGCGCTGGGCGGATTTGTCGGACAGCACCTATGGCCTGAGTGTGCTCAATGACAGCAAGTACGGTTACGATGCGCGCGCTAACGTGCTGCGTTTGACCTTATTGCGCTCGCCCGCCTACCCCGATCCCCACGCCGACGAAGGCTTCCACCGCTTCACCTATTCGCTCTACCCCCACGGCGGCACCTGGAAAGAAGCCGGGACCGTACGCCGCGGCTACGAGTTGAACTACCGGTTGATGGCGGTGGTGGCATCTCCCCATCAAGGGTCGCTGCCAGCGGTATATTCCTTCGTCCAGCTTGAGCCTGAAAACCTGATCCTGACGGCCATGAAAAAGGCAGAGGACGACGATAGTCTGATCTTCCGCTTCTATGAATTCGCCGGGCAGCAGACTCAGGCGCGGTTGCGCGTGCCGCCGGGAGCCACGCAAGTCGTGGAAACCAATCTCATGGAAAAGGAAGAGGCTGAGTTACCACTGCAGGGAACGGGCATACTCATGCCCACGCGCCCCTATGAAGTCAAGTGCGTCAAAGTCCGATTTGCGCCCTTAGGGGCTAGGTCGGTTAGCGCGGCTGGGGAATGAACGTGTGCATTTCTCCCGGACGCAGAGTCAGGGAGGGGGTCGCGCTCAGCAAGTTGGGGCCCGGTCGATAGTCGGCATCGAGCAGAAACACTTTGCTGATTTCCCGCAGAAGGGTTTCTGGGCTTGTGTCCGACGGGGCATTTCGGGGATCCTGCACCTCAACGCACTCGATCGCTATGAACTCCAGGGCCTCCGCTGCAGTACCAGTCGGGAGTTCCACTGCTGTCCGGAACCAGCCGCTGCGGGAGACAGCGAGGTCGCGCTGGCCCCGGTGTGAGCTGTACCAGCGCGGCTGCCCCTTCAGTTTGACCCAGGCCACCACGCCGCTGTCACGGCTTTCGGCGTTGATCTCCAGGTAAAGATACTGGCGCGGGTCCCCCACCGCCGTTCCAGCCACCGCATCATAAGGTCGCAACTTCCCTTCGCGTTCCAGTTCCTGGGCCATCAGCCGGTACGTCCAATGAAACCGATCCATCACCTCTTCGCGCGAATGCTGGTTGAGGTCGGCGCGCACGGGCAAAAGGCGATATTGCAGAGCGGAAAAGCCGGTGTCGGCGAAAATATTGTTCTGTGAGAGGACGAGCAGAAAAGGGTGGCGGCCCTCCTTGCGGCCGCTAAAGGCAAAGTCCTTGTGCTCCGGCCCTTGAAAAGCCTCCTTGCGGATCTTGCCCTGGGCATCCAAGCGGACCCGATAGACATACTCAATGTCGGTGGCACGGCCCCAGCGCGCCATCAAAGCGTCCGTAGTGGTTCCGGCGTCCTCGTTGCTGAAGATGACGGTGTACTGGAGGACGGTGTCCTTGGCTTCAGAAAATCGCTCGTACCACATCAGCAGCGGGATATCGGAGAAATGGCCAAGAGTGTCGGCGCGGGCGTAAAGGATGGGGGCATGGGCGATGGCTCGCTGCTCAGGCTCATTGGACGCCAGGCCGCGCACGTGCACCGCCGCAAGCTCCAAGCCTGCGCCCTGAGCAGACCACCGCGCGTTGCGCTCGACGCGCAGGCGGTGCGATCCAGCCTCGAGAGGCCCCAGGAAAACTCGGTAGGTCCAAGTCTCAGTGCCCTGGAAAAGAACCACGTCCTGATTGTAGCGACCATCCAAATAAATTGTCGCGACAGCGGCTTCCGCGCCCGGCCGGTTCCAGGCGGCGCCGGGAGCGGAAGCGGTAATTTCTGCGATTGCTTCCGCTGGTGCCTTCAGCACGAAGCTGATTTCCAGACTGTCGGCAGCCAGCTCGCTTGTCGCCGGAGTAGCGACGGTACTGAGGACGAGAGCCAGTAAGAGACGACTCACAAACATTCCTGTATCGTGCTCATCAGGGCCGAAGAAACGGTTTGACACCGTCTTTCCAATTGACAGGCTAGGCGATTCATAGTAATCGAAGGTCCGTGTTAGTGCCATCTGCAACTTACCTGTGAACTCTTAATGCAGATCCCGCAAGAACGGAAAACGGAAGGGCGGACTGATCGCTGGTG
This region of Candidatus Acidiferrales bacterium genomic DNA includes:
- a CDS encoding L-rhamnose/proton symporter RhaT, which gives rise to MNETTGGFLLLLLAGVMNGSFTLPMKFTRQWAWENTWLIWTVFALVVFPPLMTFSTLPAVRPVYEEVNPTVILTVIGCGAGWGISQVFFGLAVDAVGIALAFSVILGLSAAVGSLVPLIRLHPEKILTAEGLAVFVGVGLVILGVGICAVAGRRREATLGQMVAPGKASMMRGLLYCVFSGVGSALVNVGLVFGAPLLAAAEHVGAKSVWAPNAVWLPLMCAGAIPNLLYCIHLLRKNRTANRFGLASTMSYWILAGLMGVFWFGSTLMYGVAAGKLGTLGTVLGWPLFMSLIVITASIWGVLTGEWKGTGKEPLRIMLGGVAVLILAIFVLATATRWA
- a CDS encoding MIP/aquaporin family protein, encoding MGVDVSRIAVWREYFAEFVGTYILILIGDGAVAVAVFTGALDLTGVALLWGLAVVLGVYVAAASAGAHLNPAVTLTFAVFRHFPRGKIVPYVGAQVAGAFVAALTLYFCWYGFWESTATKLGVVVGEPGSQKLLMVFACFYPNPGLVGTSPEEFSTVSTATAFLVEAVLTMFLLLAIFALTDEHSTRGPQSNLAPLFIGLAVTAIVGIGAPVTMDAVNPARDFGPRLLGYLIGYGSIAFPGPRGHEWWLYIVAPIVGGLAGGLMYKTLSPGDTKK
- a CDS encoding alpha-mannosidase, with the protein product MVFERLQAMTVLPLPEWRFHAGDVLHGEATNVDDSAWRLFELGEEWNTGPAWFRRWVEIPASLAGYDIRRAGLRFRVRISGENPVHLTVYFNGVRSAEGNDLDPIVLTKSVEADKKILIAVKTQVPGGRTGLWTAQLELEATPDRPDPRMLLEEFLSAELLINSAAEGKAERAQHLDAALQTIDWTALERGDQQAFDASLQQAREKLRPLAEWLKGFSIRATGNSHIDLAWLWPWTETVEVVRNTFTSVLELMREYPEFTFTHASAQTYEWMEEKYPLLFDEIRQRVREGRWEPIGGMWVEPDLNMPDGESLVRQLLVGKGYFQEKFGVDIRTGWNPDAFGYSWQLPQIYKKSGIDFFVTQKIYWNDTSRFPYKLFWWEAPDGSRVLSYFPHHYGNPIDPVAMARDLAEYAPAMGFPEMMHLYGVGDHGGGPTRSMLETARRWQAAGAIYPRLFLGTAQAFFDRLTEKIGSLKIPVWKSELYLEYHRGVYTSQAETKKNNRRNEELLLNAEKFSSLSFLFGRPYPQAELNYAWKKVLFNQFHDILPGSSVAAVYGDAARDHAEVRRIGNELLARGLEEISARAHTEGPGVPVLVFNPLAWSRTDVVEVEAQFPRPVTEVEVRDPAGQPVLAEVIARASETHKLTVRFLAEAVPALGYKVFHFVPMRRARRPASSLRADTHFIENEFYRVRVDAKTGCITSLFDKTHNREVLAPSACGNLLQTFYDKPREYDAWNIDATFEDQKWDLTQADEVKLVESGPVRAVLRVVKRFQNSTFAQNITLYPKIPRVDVGMEVDWHEKHVLLKVAFPVAVQSEFATYEIPFGTIARPTTRRTPEEKAKFEVPALRWADLSDSTYGLSVLNDSKYGYDARANVLRLTLLRSPAYPDPHADEGFHRFTYSLYPHGGTWKEAGTVRRGYELNYRLMAVVASPHQGSLPAVYSFVQLEPENLILTAMKKAEDDDSLIFRFYEFAGQQTQARLRVPPGATQVVETNLMEKEEAELPLQGTGILMPTRPYEVKCVKVRFAPLGARSVSAAGE